The DNA sequence GAAGCCCGCTGCAGATTTCGGCATTCATGGCCTCTGGCCTAATAACAATGATGGGTCTTACCCTTCTAACTGTGACTCTAACAATGCTTTTCAACCATCTCTGGTATCAGATCTGACAAGCAGCTTACAAAGAAACTGGGCGACACTGGCATGTCCAAGTGGGAATGGGATACAATTCTGGAGCCATGAATGGGAGAAGCATGGAACTTGCTCAGAGTCAACGTTGAAGCAACATGACTACTTCCAAACAGCTCTGAATCTGAAACAGAGAGCCAATATCCTGAGAGCCCTTACAAATGCAGGAATAGCGCCAAATGGGAATGCTTACAGCTTGAGCAGCATAAAGGGAGCCATCAAGCAAGGAGTAGGGTACACTCCATACATAGAGTGCAACGTGGACTCCTCAGGGAACAGCCAGCTGTACCAAGTGTACCTGTGTGTCGATGCATCTGCTTCACGCTTCATTGAGTGCCCTGTCTTCCCCAACGCCAAATGTGCTTCCCAGATTCACTTCCCTCCATTCTAGATCACTAGCATTATTGTTATTCCCTTttcataatcaataatggcgtGTATTCTATGTTTTACTAGTGTTCGCACGGgcttatatttaaatttgataagttaaattaaaaataatattttataactatatattattttaaatttagtatAACACTATCATCGTCGTTATATAATAAACGTGTTAAATATGTtgttttatctttattcaaagtaaaatataaataaaaaagtttgaagtttataatattcttaaattataagGAGGGAGacatgaaaaaaataagaacatataTAACTGTAATAATAGCATGTTAATTTTACActaaattttgtataaaaagctaataaaaatttatcgaTCGATAACCTAGTATCTTACTAACTTCATTAGAAAAGCAATTGGCATAGGATGTTGTGCTCCTTGTTACACATTTCATTTCAAATCTGAAAAAAGAGTTATAGATAAATTAGTAATATCTATAGTAAATATTTGTACAAAAGTATAAATCATAATAtgctattaaaataaaaataatattatttttacctaaatattattaaaaaccTCTTTGAACACGACATTTGTTGTTGATGACTTTGGATTGCCGTCTTCATCTAGAATTAAAACCCTGAGGCCACTGCGACTCTTAACTCTTGACAAAGCAACATAAAGTTGTCCATGGGTAAACACTGATTTTGACAAATAAAGCCCTACATGTGATAATGATTGACCTTGACTCTTGTTAATGGTCATTGCAAAGCATACTGTCAATAGAAATTGTCTCCGTTGGAACTTAAATGGCAATCCTGAATCTGAagggatcaagttcattcttgGAATGTACACTTTATCTCCAATATTTCTACCGGTCACTACTGTCGCTCCAATTACATTGCTGCCAAGTTCGTTAACTATTAATCTTGTCCCGTTGCATAAACCTGAAGTCTGGTCTATGTTTCGCAGTAGCATTACAGCGACTCCTGGCTTCAAAGTCAACTTGTAATTGGGTAGTCCCGAACATTTGATGTCATTTAGGAACTCTGGTGTGAACCACTCTTGTTGTACATCTTCATTCTCATCAGCTTGACATGTTGTGTCAGAGCTCAAATACTCCTTTTCCATCCCTGGAAAGATTGTCAAGACAAAATCGTTTACCTTCTCGACACTCTCAAGCGTGGGTGCAAGAATTGCCCTACTCTGAAAGTACACAGGAGTACACATATGGCGGCGTTTGTTTTTGGTATACATATCGATCAAAACATAGATACGGGAGTACATAGGAGTACATGTATGGTACTTGAATACTAAGACAAAAATGATGAAAGACATGGTATGGATTTAAACATATTTTAtggaaaataatatatatttttatggaaaataataatgtatggatttaaacatattttttggaaaataatatatattttttttcaaaagtatcttttttcaaataaatataagTTTAATCTCACGATCAATAAATTCAACTTAcagttaaaatatttttttttatttccttaaATAAAGAGATTGAAAATGAATAATTTATAagtaaaaagagagaaaaagatgaAAGTACCTCTATTGTTGTGCTgagataatataaaaaataacaatgtaAACGAAGTAAACAGAGAAATTTATAAATGTGAcaaatcaaaaaaatttaaatttaaaaatcaaaacggTTAAGAAGTCACTTAATTAGGAATTAgtattagaattttaaatttcaaatttttaaataaactttCTTAATTAAACGTTTGTTGTTTATTAAGAATATAGAAATTTGTTAATttacaaataatttttattagttttgtcATAAATAGTATCAATCCTATTATTTAtcgataaaaataataaaattaaatataatctaaaaattaataaccttATAAATATcgtaaatttagaaaaaaatatttaaaaagagagaaaaagataaaagtaCTTCTATTGTGGAGAAATAAtctaaaagataataataaaaatttataaatatggcaagtaaaaaaatttaaatttaaaaattgaaatggtTAAGAACTTACTTAATTAGAAATTAGTAttagaaattcaaattttaaatttttaaatagaatttcCTAATTAGAtagtataaattttatatttttaaataaaattttctaatcAAACGTTCGTTGTCTATTAAGAATATagaaatttgttaatttaaaaataattttttttagtgtcatcataaataatattaactttattatactttttctaaaatttaaacagtattacatttttttaaatagtataaATAACCTCACATCTTAATAAGACTGttaattctatttattttattatactcCTTTGTAATTAGCATAATaacttataaattatataaattcttaaaaaatattgtcAAATTGCTTacgtaaaaattcaaaaaaaagtatatttaaatttatatttaaaattctaaacataatactttaattaaaaattataattagatttttttttaaaaataaatacacattaaaaattaataactaacttaattgtatcaacaataattcaaagaaaaaatttataactttatgacattaaatattaaattagatattatCAGAATATTAACggtgaaaatcaaattaaaaataaaaccacAAGTAATAACCAAATAActtcaatttatatttaaaaaaattctaaattccaaacataaaaatagaaaagaaccaaaagaaaaataacaactcAAGAAAAGATAATGTTTCCACCAAAACAAACATATGCTTGACATTATTCTATTAGATAGACTCTAAAAGAGATTCCAAAACATGTGCATCCAAATTCTCAAGTTTCTTTCTCAATCTTGATCTTCTTGGAAGTTGAGGTATCACCTTCTACCTTCGATTCTTCCGACTCCGAGGATAATCGCTTAGTTGGTGTAATAGCATTTTCCAACAATTCGGATTCATCATTGGCAGCAACTTCATTGGAGAATTCAAGCAACAAATTCTGTACAAAATACCACGTTAAATTAAAGACTTCTTTCTAACCtttgattttataattaattattaattataaaaaaattaatttctaattttgagagaacaaacaaacaaaaattattttttgaacaaATACCTTAGCACCTTCTACTTTCTCCCCTTCAATGATTGAGGATGTCTTTGAAATTGGAAGCAAACCACCGGTGTAGTCAACatcctaaaattataattaattattaattataaattagatACTACTAATGACCAAGGaagcaaaaaataaattaatttttaatagaaaatacACTTATAATTATACTCGCAATTTGAATAGGGTGAGCCtctttgaatttatttatgagGTCCACATTATCAGTCATCTTCTTAACTTTATAAGAAGGTGAAAATGTGGATTATCAGATATTTGAACTTCAACGATGAAAAGAAAGGTCTTATCAATTAGGTTGAGCAAAAGTGTAGGTGTATCCGATAGATCTCCTTTCTGCAGGGTATtacataatatattaataataaataatataaaaattaccaataaaaatatcttcactaatatttttagaaataaatattGGTTAGATCTTACCAATAGGAGTGGATCAAGTATCTCTACACAGCTCTTTCCCAAAACTTGTTTTGCCTCCTTGTCAAAGACTACAAAACATGCACAGTCAGAATCATCAATGACACCAAGCTTTATTCGATATCtgcttaaaaaaaataacataaaaaaaagttaaatatagACTTATTCAATATCTAATCCAATGTGCAtatactttaatttaaaaaaaataaataaataactttgGAGTTATGGATAAAAGGAGACGGCCACAACTTGAACATTTGAAAGTTTTTGTAAAAGCATATGTGGACCTGTTGCATTCACATTGGCCGTACCACCAGTCTGGAGTATCCATAATATGACTTATAGTAGCCAAGACAATACAAAtagaattctgaaaaaaaaataatgatttaAATTCCCTAAATTTggtgaattttttaaataaataagatgaataaataaaaataatctatgTACAACggatttcaattatttttttctccattttaaaaaaaaaataccgtTTCGAATTCTTTTAACTGCTCGATGGTTTTGCCttgataaatttttaagaatgcaGCCTCATTTGGAATTCCGCCGATGTTACCTCTAGATTCTTCAAATCTTACAAAGCTTgataaataaagttaaaaaaaaattatgttagaTAACACACACATAGTATGGAACtaaagaattaaaaagaaaacaCCCACCTATTTTTAAATTGGATGACAGTTGTATCTTCAAGATTGAAGAACATCTTTGTGCTATACATGGAATTTTGTAAAACAATCTTTTctgaaaaatttattttaatacaaaatGAGTAAAAATTCACATAAACAATAAGTAAAAGCtcacatataaaaatatattgttaaaaaaatatggaTAAATATTACCGTTAAATAACTTCACTCTAACAAACTGTAAGACGACAACAGCTCCATCCTTATTGCCAGATCCCAAAAAAGCATTTAATTCATGTGCATAGTTGTCAAAAAGTGCACActccattatttttctatatCAAATAGAATGTTTAATGTTAAAAAAGTAACTaccaataaaataatatcaaattatatatattttatatttttaaaatttaaaatttaataataaaattaaaatatcaaatacaatttaaaaaattaataattaattaattattttaaatttgtaacaAATAAACCGCGGAAAGAatgctttttattattttttttttaaatttgaatctttttttttaaatcaatccgaagtgattttttttaaaaaaatttaaataattagacGTTTAAAAACGGTGGCTTTGAATCTAAAACATTTTAACTAAGCTTAATGTTAGTTAAGATACATTTGTTacttattaatattaataaaaatatttataataaaataagttaaaataataatttaaaaaaatgagattagcaaaatttgtatatttataaaaataaatagataattaCCCATCATCAATCTCTAATTCGATAACAGTATATTTGGTAGATTTGCCATCCTTTTCAAGAGTCTTCTCATTCCCAATTCCAGCAAGATATCCAACAACATCTGaaatgatttaaaataaaaaaaattattgtcaataaatttgttaaaaaaaaacgcagaataaattatcaataaaataaataattatactttttctaaaataataaacttatcAACTAAATAGGTGCAATCATACCCAGGAGCATTGAGAGTGTCAAAGCTCACAAACTTAAATCCATATCGTGGGATACTCGACGATTCTGGAAGTCTGTGCACATCAGTACGTTGGTTTAAATTAACCACGTATTCATGATGTGTAGTCTTGAAGTAACCCTTATTGAGTCCAACACCAAAATATCTTATTTGGTAAGATATTCCTTCCTCCAGCAAATTCACGAATCGAGACACAAAAGCCTTCTTAACTGAGGCGTGTATTTTTCCTCCCTAGAATTAATGAACAAAAAAAACGATTAGATGggaataaacaaataaatttaaaatataaataatataaattttaaataaaatagaaaaaacatTAGTAGAAAACTCACGTCTTCATCGAGCCAAACCATCTCAATTGAGTATGGCAATGGAGAATTTCCGTAACTTGGTAGTGTCCATAACCGTATCACTCGTATACGTACACACAAATTGTCGATTGTAGGATTGATATCAGCAATTTTGTGAATACCAGCCATTAGAATAAATAGAGAGATTTTGGATATATGTAAAGAAAGGGATTGATGTACTTTAAATTGTGGTGCTTTACATCTCTCGTAACTTATACTTTTATAGTTGCATcataactaatatttttttaaatttggttgactttaatttaaaatttaaaaaataacaaactaaataaaacaaccaaaacttaaattttaaaaataacaacttaaacaaattataatttaaaaattctaacataacgtaaatttttataataatataataatataataatttttataataatataataatataataatattagtaCGTAACAATCGAAAAATAATTAacgtaaatttttttaaaactctaaatttctttaaaaaaatttatgtagctgcaatttaaaaaaaattaaaattttaaaaaataatgctaaaaaaaattaacagatatttaaaaaatagtgttataatataaaaaagaacaatctaagtaaaatctaaataaaattaaaaaaataacaatttaaataaaataatttgaaatttaaaaaataacaactaactaaaacaacccaaacaaataaaataatttaaaatttaaaaaataacaacctatGTAAAACAacccaaacttaaaatttgaaaataataacttaagcaaataataatttataatttataaatataaatctaaaaatttctaGTCACGACACGTAAGCAAATAAACTCCCAGACTTAATGTATGAGCGCCACGTCAGCAAATTGGCTCCCCATTTGTATTACTATAAAGATTTAATGTGTCAAATTAAAGTAAACTAAGAGCATGCATATACCTTCATTTTGATTTAATTCATGGGAAATGGGacaaaatttaataaagatTACATGCATGCATGTATGAACACGGAAGCACGAGGCTTACACGTCAATCTCCATCAACTTGCCGACACGTGTATGTGTTGAGTTTTGATTAACGTACGAGCACCGCTAGGGAGACAATGAAATATGTATACAATGTATACAATGGGCCGTTTATTAGACCCGATTAATATTAATAGAGAGAATTAACCCATTAATAACCCTAATCCTATTATGGCTGTTTAGGTTAACAC is a window from the Arachis stenosperma cultivar V10309 chromosome 3, arast.V10309.gnm1.PFL2, whole genome shotgun sequence genome containing:
- the LOC130967161 gene encoding uncharacterized protein LOC130967161, whose protein sequence is MAGIHKIADINPTIDNLCVRIRVIRLWTLPSYGNSPLPYSIEMVWLDEDGGKIHASVKKAFVSRFVNLLEEGISYQIRYFGVGLNKGYFKTTHHEYVVNLNQRTDVHRLPESSNVVGYLAGIGNEKTLEKDGKSTKYTVIELEIDDGKIMECALFDNYAHELNAFLGSGNKDGAVVVLQFVRVKLFNEKIVLQNSMYSTKMFFNLEDTTVIQFKNSFVRFEESRGNIGGIPNEAAFLKIYQGKTIEQLKEFETNSICIVLATISHIMDTPDWWYGQCECNRYRIKLGVIDDSDCACFVVFDKEAKQVLGKSCVEILDPLLLDVDYTGGLLPISKTSSIIEGEKVEGAKNLLLEFSNEVAANDESELLENAITPTKRLSSESEESKVEGDTSTSKKIKIEKET
- the LOC130967160 gene encoding uncharacterized protein LOC130967160 translates to MYTKNKRRHMCTPVYFQSRAILAPTLESVEKVNDFVLTIFPGMEKEYLSSDTTCQADENEDVQQEWFTPEFLNDIKCSGLPNYKLTLKPGVAVMLLRNIDQTSGLCNGTRLIVNELGSNVIGATVVTGRNIGDKVYIPRMNLIPSDSGLPFKFQRRQFLLTVCFAMTINKSQGQSLSHVGLYLSKSVFTHGQLYVALSRVKSRSGLRVLILDEDGNPKSSTTNVVFKEVFNNI
- the LOC130969829 gene encoding ribonuclease 1-like; this translates as MESKGSILMLMKLVVLQYLAVVCVSQDFDFFYFVQQWPGSYCDTKSSCCYPTSGKPAADFGIHGLWPNNNDGSYPSNCDSNNAFQPSLVSDLTSSLQRNWATLACPSGNGIQFWSHEWEKHGTCSESTLKQHDYFQTALNLKQRANILRALTNAGIAPNGNAYSLSSIKGAIKQGVGYTPYIECNVDSSGNSQLYQVYLCVDASASRFIECPVFPNAKCASQIHFPPF